One segment of Erigeron canadensis isolate Cc75 chromosome 2, C_canadensis_v1, whole genome shotgun sequence DNA contains the following:
- the LOC122588822 gene encoding embryo-specific protein ATS3A-like has translation MRKALALFALISTIIISSSDARSSIIQKPKPSPNFKINNTTNHTNAQTCSFSVKITTSCSSVSYTRDEISISFGDAYGNQVYAPRIDDPSSRAFERCSSDTYEIYGPCTYEICYLDVYRSGYDGWKLEKVDIYAYNTRRTDSFYFNVWIPANVWYGIDDCYYYRSSAAAQK, from the exons ATGAGGAAAGCTCTTGCTCTATTTGCCCTAATCTCAACTATTATTATCTCATCATCAGACGCAAGATCATCAATAATCCAGAAACCAAAACCTAGCCCTAACTTTAAGATCAACAACACTACTAATCATACG AATGCACAAACCTGTTCATTCAGTGTAAAGATCACCACCAGCTGTTCTTCTGTTAGCTACACTCGAGATGAAATCAGCATCTCCTTTGGCGATGCTTACGGCAATCAG gTGTATGCACCGAGAATAGATGATCCGTCATCGAGAGCATTCGAGCGATGCTCGAGCGATACATACGAGATATACGGGCCGTGTACGTACGAGATATGTTATTTGGATGTATACAGAAGCGGATACGATGGGTGGAAGCTTGAGAAAGtagatatatatgcatataatacCAGACGAACGGAttccttttattttaatgtttggATTCCGGCTAATGTTTGGTACGGCATTGATGACTGTTACTACTACCGATCATCAGCAGCAGCCCAAAAGTAG